The following are encoded together in the Bradyrhizobium genosp. L genome:
- a CDS encoding efflux RND transporter permease subunit yields MDPSTPFIRRPVATTLLTIGLAAAGAVAFFKLPVSPLPQVDFPTISVQATLPGASPQDVATTVASPLERHLGQIADVTEMTSSSSVGQTRITLQFGLNRDINGAARDVQAAINAARADLPTSLRSNPTYRKVNPADAPILILTLTSDTLTRGDLYDAASTVLAQKLSQVEGIGEVVVGGSSLPAVRVDLIPQALYKYGIGLEDVRAALSNANAHSPKGGIDVGDQRFQVYANDQANKADDYKSLVVAYRNGAAVHLSDVGEVTDGVENLRNAGLANGKPAVLIILYRQPNANIISTVDLVKALMPQLRASVSPAIDIGLAVDRSTTIRTSLRDVERTLILAVLLVIIVVFAFLRNVRATFIPVVAVSVSLVATFGVMYLIGYSLDNLSLMALTVATGFVVDDAIVVLENVTRYIEEGMSPLQAALKGANEVGFTVLSMSISLIAVFIPILLMGGIVGRLFREFAMTISISILISLAVSLATTPMMCAVLLKPETGQGHGRLYWASERFFEAMLSFYRRTLTAALEHPVSVMVILAAVLGLNFYLYSVIPKGFFPQQDTGRLTGSIQADQSVSFQLMQQKLAQFVGIIKKDPAVETVVGFTGGGQTNSGFVFVSLLPLDQRKLSADGVISRLRREMSVVPGASLFLQAVQDIRVGGRQSNAQYQFTLQGTTLEELNEWSPKIAAALQRDPDLTDVNSDQQNKGLESDLVIDRDAAARLGVNVSQIDNTLYDAFGQRQVSTIYVARNQYHVIMEVAPRYWQNPETLKDVYISTSGASVGGSQSTNAVAGTVVASGTASAASSANAQAARNQANNSIGATGKGVASTGAAVSTSAETMIPLSAVASFKQGATPLAVNHQGLLVANTISFNLAPNVSLSAAVTSIEAAMNRIGVPATIRGTFQGTAKAFQDSLNNQPFLILAALVTIYIVLGVLYESYIHPLTILSTLPSAGVGALLALMAFKTEFSIMALIGVILLIGIVKKNAIMMIDFALEAERGRGLEPLDAIREACLLRFRPIMMTTMAALLGAVPLAIGMGDGGELRQPLGIAIVGGLILSQVLTLYTTPVIYLYLDRFRLWAQRARRGGRVGRVSGSSLQAGE; encoded by the coding sequence ATGGATCCGTCAACACCCTTCATCCGGCGGCCGGTCGCCACGACGCTGTTGACGATCGGGCTCGCTGCTGCCGGGGCGGTGGCGTTCTTCAAGCTGCCGGTATCGCCGCTGCCACAGGTGGATTTCCCGACCATCTCGGTGCAGGCGACGCTGCCCGGCGCCAGCCCGCAGGATGTCGCCACCACGGTTGCCAGCCCGCTGGAGCGGCATCTCGGCCAGATCGCCGACGTCACGGAAATGACGTCGTCGAGCTCGGTCGGCCAGACCCGGATCACGCTGCAGTTCGGTCTCAACCGTGACATCAACGGCGCCGCGCGTGACGTGCAGGCCGCGATCAACGCCGCGCGCGCCGATTTGCCGACCAGCCTCCGCAGCAATCCGACCTACCGCAAGGTCAACCCGGCCGATGCGCCGATCCTGATCCTGACGCTGACGTCGGATACGCTGACCCGTGGCGATCTCTATGACGCCGCCTCGACCGTGCTGGCGCAAAAGCTGTCGCAGGTCGAGGGTATCGGCGAGGTCGTGGTCGGCGGCAGCTCGCTGCCGGCGGTCCGCGTCGATCTGATCCCGCAGGCACTCTACAAATACGGCATCGGGCTGGAGGACGTTCGCGCCGCGCTGTCCAATGCCAACGCCCACAGCCCGAAGGGCGGCATCGATGTCGGCGATCAACGCTTCCAGGTCTATGCCAACGACCAGGCCAACAAGGCCGACGATTACAAATCGCTGGTGGTGGCCTATCGGAACGGCGCGGCGGTTCACCTCTCCGATGTCGGCGAGGTGACCGACGGGGTCGAGAACCTGCGCAATGCCGGCCTTGCCAACGGCAAGCCGGCGGTGCTGATCATCCTCTACCGGCAGCCCAACGCCAACATCATCTCGACCGTCGACCTGGTGAAGGCGCTGATGCCGCAGCTCAGGGCGTCGGTGTCTCCCGCGATCGACATCGGGCTGGCAGTCGACCGTTCGACTACCATCCGCACCTCGCTGCGCGACGTGGAACGAACCCTGATCCTCGCCGTGCTGCTGGTCATCATCGTGGTGTTCGCTTTCCTGCGCAATGTGCGCGCGACCTTCATCCCTGTTGTCGCGGTCTCGGTGTCGCTGGTCGCGACCTTCGGCGTGATGTATCTGATCGGCTACAGCCTGGATAATCTGTCGCTGATGGCGCTGACGGTCGCGACCGGATTCGTGGTCGACGACGCCATCGTGGTGCTGGAGAACGTCACCCGCTACATCGAGGAGGGGATGAGCCCGCTTCAGGCGGCGCTCAAGGGCGCCAACGAGGTCGGTTTCACCGTGCTGTCGATGAGCATCTCGCTGATCGCAGTATTCATCCCGATCCTGCTGATGGGCGGCATCGTCGGCCGCCTGTTCCGCGAATTCGCGATGACGATCTCGATCTCGATCCTGATCTCGCTCGCCGTCTCGCTCGCGACGACGCCGATGATGTGCGCGGTGCTGCTCAAGCCGGAGACCGGGCAGGGCCATGGACGGCTCTATTGGGCCAGCGAACGCTTCTTCGAGGCGATGCTGAGCTTTTACCGTCGGACGCTGACCGCGGCGCTGGAGCATCCGGTGTCGGTCATGGTGATCCTGGCCGCGGTGCTCGGCCTCAATTTCTATCTCTACAGCGTGATTCCGAAAGGCTTCTTCCCGCAGCAGGATACCGGACGGCTCACCGGCTCGATCCAGGCCGACCAGAGCGTGTCGTTTCAATTGATGCAGCAGAAGCTGGCGCAGTTCGTCGGCATCATCAAGAAGGACCCGGCCGTGGAGACCGTGGTCGGCTTCACCGGAGGCGGGCAGACCAATTCCGGCTTCGTCTTCGTGTCGCTGTTGCCGCTCGACCAGCGCAAGCTCAGCGCCGACGGGGTGATCTCGCGGCTACGGCGGGAGATGTCGGTGGTACCCGGCGCCAGCCTGTTCCTGCAGGCCGTGCAGGACATCCGCGTCGGCGGACGGCAATCCAACGCGCAATATCAGTTCACGTTGCAGGGCACGACGCTGGAGGAGCTCAACGAATGGTCGCCGAAGATCGCGGCGGCCTTGCAGCGCGATCCTGATCTCACCGACGTCAACAGCGACCAGCAGAACAAGGGCCTGGAATCCGACCTTGTGATCGATCGCGACGCGGCAGCGCGGCTCGGCGTCAATGTCAGCCAGATCGACAACACGCTCTATGACGCGTTCGGGCAGCGTCAGGTGTCGACGATCTATGTCGCGCGCAACCAGTACCACGTCATCATGGAGGTCGCGCCGCGCTACTGGCAGAACCCGGAAACGCTCAAGGACGTCTACATCAGCACGTCAGGCGCATCGGTCGGCGGATCGCAGTCGACCAATGCGGTGGCGGGGACCGTGGTCGCATCCGGGACGGCGAGCGCGGCCAGTTCGGCCAATGCCCAGGCGGCGCGCAACCAGGCCAACAATTCGATCGGCGCGACCGGCAAGGGCGTCGCCTCGACCGGTGCGGCGGTCAGCACCAGTGCCGAGACCATGATCCCGCTGTCGGCGGTGGCCAGTTTCAAGCAGGGCGCCACCCCGCTTGCGGTCAATCACCAGGGGCTGCTGGTCGCCAACACCATCTCGTTCAACCTGGCGCCGAATGTCTCGCTGAGTGCGGCAGTCACGAGCATCGAGGCGGCCATGAACCGGATCGGCGTCCCGGCCACGATCCGCGGCACGTTCCAGGGCACGGCCAAGGCGTTCCAGGATTCCCTCAACAACCAGCCGTTCCTAATCCTGGCGGCGCTGGTGACGATCTATATCGTGCTCGGTGTGTTGTACGAGAGCTACATCCATCCGCTGACGATCCTGTCTACATTGCCTTCGGCAGGAGTGGGTGCGCTGCTTGCGTTGATGGCGTTCAAGACCGAGTTCAGCATCATGGCGCTGATCGGGGTCATCCTGCTGATCGGGATCGTGAAGAAGAACGCCATCATGATGATCGACTTTGCGCTGGAGGCGGAACGCGGGCGCGGGCTGGAGCCGCTCGACGCCATCCGCGAAGCCTGCCTGCTGCGCTTCCGCCCCATCATGATGACGACGATGGCCGCGCTGCTCGGCGCCGTGCCGCTGGCGATCGGGATGGGCGACGGCGGCGAATTGCGGCAGCCGCTTGGCATCGCCATCGTCGGCGGCTTGATCCTGAGCCAGGTGCTGACGCTCTATACGACGCCGGTGATCTATCTCTATCTCGACCGGTTCCGCCTGTGGGCGCAGCGCGCAAGGCGCGGCGGCAGGGTTGGACGGGTTTCCGGGTCTTCTCTCCAGGCGGGCGAGTGA
- the accB gene encoding acetyl-CoA carboxylase biotin carboxyl carrier protein: MARQPDDKSAAKAKNNESKSDDSALIRELAHLLAETNLTEIEIERAGLRVRVARNVSIAASVPTIPVQAALATPVVAAAAAATDFAKHPGVVPSPMVGTAYWSPEPGAKPFIEVGSKVTAGQTLLIIEAMKTMNQIPSPRAGTVTQILIEDGQPVEFGEPLVIIE; encoded by the coding sequence ATGGCGCGCCAGCCAGACGACAAATCAGCCGCCAAGGCCAAGAATAACGAGAGCAAGAGCGACGATAGCGCCCTCATTCGCGAGCTGGCGCATCTGCTCGCGGAGACCAATCTGACCGAGATCGAGATCGAGCGCGCCGGCCTGCGCGTGCGAGTCGCGCGCAATGTCAGCATCGCTGCCTCCGTGCCCACCATCCCGGTCCAGGCGGCGCTGGCAACGCCGGTCGTGGCTGCTGCGGCGGCTGCGACCGATTTCGCAAAACACCCGGGCGTGGTTCCCTCGCCGATGGTCGGCACCGCCTATTGGTCGCCGGAGCCCGGCGCCAAGCCGTTCATCGAAGTCGGCTCCAAGGTGACCGCCGGCCAGACGCTGCTGATCATCGAGGCGATGAAGACGATGAACCAGATCCCGTCGCCGCGTGCGGGCACCGTGACGCAGATCCTCATCGAAGACGGCCAGCCGGTCGAATTCGGCGAGCCGCTGGTCATCATTGAGTAA
- a CDS encoding response regulator: protein MSDPVTIIMIEDDEGHARLIERNIRRSGVNNEIVPFTNGTEAVKYLFGQDGTASARKGQALLILLDLNLPDMTGIDILKRVKENKNLKSTPVVVLTTTDDSQEIKRCYELGCNVYITKPVNYESFANAIRQLGLFFSVIQVPPTSL, encoded by the coding sequence ATGAGCGATCCAGTCACCATCATCATGATCGAGGACGACGAGGGCCACGCTCGGCTGATTGAGCGGAATATTCGGCGATCCGGTGTCAACAATGAGATCGTTCCGTTCACCAACGGTACAGAGGCCGTCAAATATCTGTTCGGCCAGGATGGCACAGCTTCGGCGCGCAAGGGCCAGGCCCTGCTCATCCTGCTTGATCTCAATCTCCCCGACATGACCGGCATCGATATTCTGAAGCGGGTCAAGGAGAACAAGAACCTGAAGTCGACGCCGGTGGTGGTGCTGACCACGACCGACGATTCCCAGGAGATCAAGCGTTGCTACGAGCTCGGTTGCAACGTCTACATCACCAAGCCGGTGAACTACGAAAGCTTCGCCAATGCCATTCGCCAGCTTGGCCTGTTCTTCTCCGTGATCCAGGTGCCGCCAACTTCGCTATGA
- a CDS encoding BA14K family protein, translating to MTAARIVVAGIAVVLWAGAAAAQERPLRYGSTGGAYFDGRDDPRDFRSNGYFPGNFAADPFSAGFGAAGLFGSTPVRSARPYPSQVVFGAPCRDCGPQKKRRHSARQD from the coding sequence ATGACCGCAGCGAGGATTGTTGTCGCCGGCATTGCCGTCGTGCTGTGGGCCGGCGCGGCAGCCGCGCAGGAGCGGCCGCTGCGCTACGGCAGCACCGGCGGCGCGTATTTCGACGGCAGGGACGATCCCCGCGACTTCCGCAGCAACGGCTACTTCCCCGGCAATTTCGCCGCCGATCCGTTCAGCGCCGGATTCGGCGCGGCCGGCCTGTTCGGCTCGACGCCGGTGCGATCAGCGCGGCCCTATCCGTCGCAGGTGGTGTTCGGTGCGCCGTGCCGGGATTGCGGTCCGCAAAAAAAGCGACGGCACTCAGCGCGGCAGGATTGA
- a CDS encoding sensor histidine kinase, with protein MTSATPTLLYIDDDAALARLVDRGLTRAGFKVVHAASGQQGLERLAQGGIDVVALDQYMPGLDGLETLEQILKIAGAPPVVFVTASQDSAIAVTALKAGAADYLVKDVQGEFIPLLQVAVNGAIRQAEMQRARDEAEAEVHASRDRYAALAAEREVLLREVNHRVGNSLQIIASLLHLQANSTTQQDVKAALTNAMGRVAAVAQVHRRLYTSHDFKTVMLNQYLEALLEDLRRSAEGNRMSRLTLKAEPIEIDPDRAVAIGIIVNELVMNAVKYAYPDGAGPIHVVLKPQGDDIALSISDEGVGFDGKSDPRGTGMGQRIVTAMAAKLDAGVERDPSHKGTRFVVRFRHVVAVPHSSAAAK; from the coding sequence ATGACCAGCGCAACGCCGACACTGCTTTATATCGACGACGACGCGGCGCTGGCGCGCCTGGTCGACCGCGGGCTGACGCGCGCGGGCTTCAAGGTGGTGCACGCCGCCAGCGGCCAGCAAGGCCTCGAACGTCTCGCCCAGGGCGGCATCGACGTCGTCGCGCTCGACCAGTATATGCCCGGCCTGGACGGGCTGGAGACGCTGGAGCAGATCCTGAAGATCGCGGGTGCGCCGCCGGTGGTGTTCGTCACGGCGTCGCAGGATTCGGCAATCGCCGTGACCGCGCTGAAGGCAGGTGCCGCGGACTATCTGGTCAAGGACGTCCAGGGCGAATTCATCCCCCTGCTCCAGGTCGCGGTGAACGGCGCAATCCGGCAGGCCGAGATGCAGCGCGCCCGCGACGAAGCCGAGGCCGAGGTGCACGCCTCGCGCGACCGCTACGCGGCGCTGGCTGCCGAGCGCGAGGTATTGCTGCGCGAGGTCAACCACCGCGTCGGCAACTCTCTGCAGATCATCGCCTCGCTGCTGCATCTGCAGGCCAACTCCACCACCCAGCAGGATGTCAAGGCCGCGCTGACCAACGCCATGGGCCGCGTCGCCGCGGTCGCGCAGGTGCACCGCCGCCTCTACACCTCGCACGACTTCAAGACCGTGATGCTGAACCAGTATCTGGAAGCTTTGCTCGAGGATCTCCGCCGGTCGGCCGAAGGCAACAGGATGTCGCGGCTGACATTGAAGGCCGAACCGATCGAGATCGATCCAGATCGCGCTGTCGCGATCGGCATCATCGTCAACGAGCTGGTCATGAACGCGGTGAAATACGCCTATCCCGACGGCGCCGGCCCGATCCATGTCGTGCTGAAGCCGCAAGGCGACGATATTGCGCTGTCGATCAGCGATGAGGGCGTCGGCTTTGACGGCAAGTCCGATCCGCGCGGCACCGGCATGGGCCAGCGCATCGTCACCGCGATGGCCGCCAAGCTCGACGCCGGCGTCGAGCGCGATCCGAGCCACAAAGGCACCCGCTTCGTGGTCCGCTTCCGCCATGTCGTGGCCGTCCCGCACAGCAGCGCGGCGGCGAAATAG
- the accC gene encoding acetyl-CoA carboxylase biotin carboxylase subunit gives MFDKILIANRGEIALRVLRACKELGIATVAVHSTADADAMHVRLADESVCIGPPPSKDSYLNVPALLAACEITGADAVHPGYGFLSENARFAEILADHNLHFIGPKAEHIRLMGDKIEAKKTAKRLGIPVVPGSDGGVGPDDDAMAIAKAIGFPVLVKAAAGGGGRGMKVAQTEADLALALSTAANEAKSAFGDASVYLEKYLQKPRHIEIQILGDGRGGAIHLGERDCSLQRRHQKVWEEGPSPVLAAAARKKIGETCAKAMRDMKYLGVGTIEFLYEDGEFYFIEMNTRIQVEHPVTESITDIDLVLEQIRIAAGGDLPAKQDDVAIIGHAIECRINAENPQTFRPSPGRISQFHPPGGLGVRIDSAVYQGYVIPPYYDSLVGKLIVHGKTRGECLMRLRRALDEMVVDGIETTLPLFRALVREPDIIEGDYHIHWLEHYLAGQQT, from the coding sequence ATGTTCGACAAGATTCTGATAGCCAATCGCGGCGAGATCGCGCTCCGCGTGCTGCGCGCCTGCAAGGAGCTCGGCATCGCGACCGTCGCGGTGCACTCCACCGCCGACGCCGACGCCATGCACGTGCGGCTCGCCGACGAGAGCGTCTGCATCGGGCCGCCGCCGTCGAAGGATTCCTACCTCAACGTGCCGGCGCTGCTTGCGGCCTGCGAGATCACCGGCGCGGACGCCGTGCATCCCGGCTACGGCTTCCTGTCCGAGAACGCCCGCTTCGCCGAGATACTCGCCGATCATAACCTGCACTTCATCGGGCCGAAGGCCGAGCACATCCGCCTGATGGGCGACAAGATCGAGGCCAAGAAGACCGCCAAGCGGCTTGGCATTCCCGTCGTCCCCGGCTCCGACGGCGGCGTCGGGCCCGACGACGACGCGATGGCGATCGCCAAGGCAATCGGCTTCCCGGTGCTGGTCAAGGCGGCGGCCGGCGGCGGCGGACGCGGCATGAAGGTCGCGCAGACCGAGGCCGACCTGGCGCTGGCGCTGTCGACCGCGGCCAACGAGGCCAAGTCCGCGTTCGGCGACGCCTCGGTCTATCTGGAGAAGTACCTGCAGAAGCCGCGCCACATCGAGATCCAGATTCTCGGCGACGGCCGCGGCGGCGCCATCCATCTCGGCGAGCGCGACTGCTCGCTGCAGCGCCGTCACCAGAAGGTCTGGGAGGAAGGTCCCTCGCCGGTGCTCGCCGCCGCCGCGCGCAAGAAGATCGGCGAGACCTGCGCCAAGGCGATGCGGGACATGAAGTATCTCGGCGTCGGCACCATCGAATTCCTGTACGAGGACGGCGAGTTTTATTTCATCGAAATGAACACCCGCATCCAGGTCGAGCATCCCGTCACCGAAAGCATCACCGACATCGATCTGGTGCTGGAGCAGATCAGGATTGCCGCGGGCGGCGACCTGCCGGCCAAGCAGGACGATGTCGCGATCATCGGCCACGCCATCGAATGCCGCATCAATGCGGAGAACCCGCAGACCTTCCGCCCGTCGCCGGGCCGGATCTCGCAATTCCATCCGCCGGGTGGACTCGGCGTGCGGATCGATTCGGCGGTCTACCAGGGCTACGTGATCCCGCCCTATTATGATTCGCTGGTCGGCAAGCTGATCGTGCACGGCAAGACCCGCGGCGAATGCCTGATGCGGCTGCGCCGCGCGCTCGACGAGATGGTGGTCGACGGGATCGAAACCACGCTGCCGCTGTTCCGCGCGCTGGTGCGCGAGCCCGACATCATCGAAGGCGACTATCACATCCACTGGCTGGAGCACTATCTGGCCGGCCAGCAGACCTGA
- a CDS encoding sensor histidine kinase: MVTAVSRRSAALQIVLMSVGFVVLVAVSVASVLLVNKAREDNAWVVHTVEVESQIANLLVEIRRAESATRAYLLTSAPQYLADYQAAATGIPAALDHLTRITVDNPQQVANGVKLRAAIEKRMSEFALSIERAKNDDVATSVALLRNATSSDGVEVIGQIAHEMRVEEDRLFAMRTATADRTQVLASSVTIAGSSMVLALAALSLVLLRRSWKDRDEAAAKLRDINVTLETTVDERTADLREANEEIQRFAYIVSHDLRSPLVNIMGFTSELEELRGDIFKRIATLNRSATLQPAMPDDATDTAEPGLEGADKQLSDDFNESIGFIKSSIAKMDRLISAILNLTREGRREFKPERVDVRELIDGVVKTVAHQASEANATIKPGALPNIISDRLALEQIFSNLIDNALKYLKDGVPGEIAIDGRTKLGFAIFEIRDNGRGIDPKDHQRIFDLFRRAGTQDKPGQGIGLAHVRALVRRLGGTMSVASELHNGSTFTITLPMNWTGKNRDKES; encoded by the coding sequence ATCGTGACGGCTGTTTCACGTCGCAGCGCCGCGCTGCAGATCGTGCTGATGTCGGTGGGCTTTGTCGTGCTGGTGGCGGTCAGCGTGGCATCCGTCCTGCTGGTCAACAAGGCGCGCGAGGACAACGCCTGGGTCGTCCACACCGTCGAGGTCGAGAGCCAGATCGCGAACCTCCTCGTCGAGATTCGCCGCGCCGAAAGCGCGACCAGGGCGTATCTGCTGACGTCGGCACCGCAATATCTGGCCGACTATCAGGCTGCGGCGACCGGAATCCCCGCCGCGCTCGACCATCTCACCAGGATCACCGTCGACAATCCGCAGCAGGTCGCCAACGGCGTGAAACTGCGGGCGGCGATCGAAAAGCGGATGTCCGAATTCGCGCTCAGCATCGAACGTGCCAAGAACGACGACGTTGCAACCAGCGTCGCCCTGCTGCGCAACGCCACCTCCTCCGATGGCGTGGAGGTCATCGGCCAGATCGCCCACGAGATGCGCGTCGAGGAGGACCGGCTGTTCGCGATGCGCACCGCGACCGCGGACAGAACCCAGGTGCTGGCTTCCTCGGTCACCATCGCGGGCTCTTCGATGGTGCTGGCGCTTGCAGCCCTCTCGCTCGTGTTGTTGCGGCGGTCCTGGAAGGACCGCGACGAGGCCGCCGCCAAGCTGCGCGATATCAACGTCACCCTCGAAACCACCGTCGACGAACGCACCGCCGACCTGCGCGAGGCCAACGAGGAGATCCAGCGCTTCGCCTATATCGTCAGCCACGACCTGCGTTCGCCGCTGGTCAACATCATGGGCTTCACCAGCGAGCTGGAGGAATTGCGCGGCGACATCTTCAAGCGTATCGCCACGCTCAATCGCTCCGCCACGTTGCAGCCCGCGATGCCTGACGACGCGACCGATACCGCCGAGCCCGGGCTCGAAGGCGCCGACAAGCAGCTCTCCGACGACTTCAACGAGTCGATCGGCTTCATCAAATCATCGATCGCCAAGATGGACCGGCTGATCTCGGCGATCCTCAACCTGACCCGTGAGGGCCGCCGCGAGTTCAAGCCGGAACGGGTCGACGTCCGCGAGCTGATCGATGGCGTCGTCAAGACGGTCGCGCACCAGGCATCGGAGGCCAATGCCACGATCAAGCCCGGCGCGCTGCCGAACATCATCAGCGATCGCCTGGCGCTGGAGCAGATATTCTCCAATCTGATCGACAATGCGCTGAAATACCTCAAGGACGGCGTCCCCGGCGAGATCGCGATCGACGGCCGCACCAAGCTCGGCTTCGCGATCTTCGAGATCAGGGACAACGGCCGCGGCATCGATCCGAAGGATCACCAGCGCATTTTCGACCTGTTTCGCCGCGCCGGCACCCAGGACAAGCCCGGTCAGGGCATCGGCCTTGCCCACGTCCGCGCACTTGTGCGCAGACTGGGCGGCACCATGTCGGTAGCATCGGAACTTCACAACGGCAGCACGTTCACGATAACACTGCCCATGAATTGGACAGGCAAGAACCGGGATAAGGAATCATGA
- a CDS encoding efflux transporter outer membrane subunit has product MRAPGFGRRASLVTMLGVGLGLSGCIPGSDRPDLNLEVPASYKTAAKGDADGAVPALAWWRGFRSAELTGLMESAQLYNLDIAVAIAQIAQADAQVGVSGSALLPSISGSATAEREHFGSASSSSSGTGTFSQFNSGLTASYILDFWGKNRATLAASEESATASRYNREVVALTTMATVANTYFQVLAAQDQIKVTRRDLAAAERILTLIKQQFSGGTASQLDVSQQEALVATQRAAIPPLEVTVGQNTAALAVLVARAPANFAVRGGSTTQIAVPRVTPGLPSELLYQRPDIRQAEAQLTSSNFSVDAARAAFFPQIQLTGTTGVQSAALSALFGPGAWYYTLSAGLTQPLFDGFLLESQLKLAKGQQLQYLQTYRKAVLSAFADVEKALIALQKYTLQERLQADVVASSRKAFEVAETQLRGGTVNLITVLQAQQTLFTAENNLVTVRLNKLLAASSLFQALGGGWTPAGTLATLQ; this is encoded by the coding sequence ATGCGCGCGCCCGGTTTCGGCAGGCGGGCCTCGCTGGTGACGATGCTAGGCGTCGGCCTCGGGCTGTCGGGCTGCATCCCGGGCTCGGACCGGCCCGATCTCAATCTCGAAGTGCCGGCGAGCTACAAGACCGCCGCGAAGGGCGATGCCGATGGCGCCGTTCCGGCGCTCGCCTGGTGGCGCGGTTTCCGCTCCGCGGAGCTGACCGGGCTGATGGAATCCGCCCAGCTCTACAATCTCGACATCGCGGTCGCGATCGCGCAGATCGCGCAAGCCGATGCGCAGGTCGGCGTCTCCGGCTCGGCGCTGCTGCCGTCGATATCCGGGTCGGCGACCGCCGAGCGTGAGCATTTCGGATCGGCGTCGAGCTCATCGAGCGGAACGGGGACCTTCTCGCAGTTCAATTCGGGCCTGACCGCAAGCTACATCCTGGATTTCTGGGGCAAGAACCGCGCGACCTTGGCGGCATCGGAGGAGAGCGCCACCGCCTCCCGCTACAATCGCGAAGTGGTCGCGCTGACCACCATGGCGACCGTCGCCAATACCTATTTCCAGGTGCTCGCGGCGCAGGACCAGATCAAGGTCACCCGCCGCGACCTCGCCGCAGCCGAGCGCATCCTCACGCTGATCAAGCAGCAATTCTCCGGCGGCACCGCCTCGCAGCTCGACGTGTCGCAGCAGGAGGCGCTGGTCGCGACCCAGCGCGCGGCGATCCCGCCGCTCGAGGTCACGGTCGGGCAGAACACCGCCGCGCTCGCCGTGCTGGTGGCGCGCGCGCCAGCCAATTTTGCAGTGCGCGGGGGCAGCACCACGCAAATCGCGGTGCCGCGCGTCACCCCGGGGCTGCCGTCGGAATTGCTCTACCAGCGGCCGGACATCCGCCAGGCCGAGGCGCAGTTGACGTCGTCCAATTTCAGCGTCGACGCGGCGCGCGCGGCGTTCTTCCCGCAGATCCAGCTCACCGGCACCACCGGGGTGCAGAGTGCGGCGCTGTCCGCGCTGTTCGGGCCGGGTGCCTGGTATTACACGCTCTCCGCCGGGCTCACCCAGCCGCTGTTCGACGGCTTCCTGCTGGAGAGCCAGCTCAAGCTCGCCAAGGGCCAGCAACTGCAATATCTGCAGACCTATCGCAAGGCCGTGCTGTCGGCATTTGCCGACGTCGAGAAGGCGCTGATCGCGCTGCAGAAGTACACGCTGCAGGAGCGCCTGCAGGCCGACGTGGTGGCGAGCTCACGGAAGGCCTTCGAGGTCGCCGAGACGCAGTTGCGCGGCGGCACCGTCAATCTCATCACGGTGCTGCAGGCACAGCAGACGCTGTTCACGGCTGAAAACAATCTGGTCACGGTGCGGCTCAACAAGCTGCTCGCCGCAAGCAGCCTGTTCCAGGCGCTCGGCGGCGGCTGGACCCCCGCCGGCACGCTGGCGACGCTGCAATGA